The following proteins are co-located in the Labrys monachus genome:
- a CDS encoding autotransporter outer membrane beta-barrel domain-containing protein — MAVTHSLRHRLILGTAMAGALLTGYGRAVAGSCTAAGGSYLCSGAAATPAGSDTPLTLDFVSPIFGASTVAGFGIDSSSTAATAITINASGASLSFTDNYNSVIKGGVDGIDAFNKTTGAAAITVSGAVTGMDGDGIHAVNDSTATDLIITTGADGPIAGTNIGIYALNDGTGATTITANGNVTGQGAYGIEAINGATASDLIITTGAAGTVTGTNAGIYALNNGTGVTTITANGVVTGTNAYGIRAVNASTGTKLTVTTGDASTVTGAAMGIYALNQGTGATIVTAGGIVTGTTSVGIYAGNTATATDLIITTDAGSDVSGTDGILAVNNGTGATTITTNGTVAGTNIGIYAFNNAAGATTTITANGTVTGKDGIEAINSGVAGDMIITTGAASTVTGTNFGIYALNRGTGATIVTAGGIVTGTASIGIYAGNSSTATDLIITTGASSDVSGTGGILALNNGTGATTITAYGAVTGTGADGIHAGNSSTATDLIITTGAGSTVSGVDGIAAVNNGTGVTTITTNGTVAGTNIGIYALNSGTGTKTTITANGTVTGKDGIEAVNSGTAGDMIITTGAASTVTGTNFGIDAVNNGTGATTITANGTVTGTGADGIYAANSSTASDLIITTGDDSAVSGVDGIVAVNNGTGSTTITTYGTVTGTNIGIYALNQGSGTTTITVNGSVSGVDGIEAKNAATAAGLIITTGAASTVTGTNIGIYALNDGTGATTITANGVVSGTNIGVYALNKGIGTTTITVNGTVSGVDGIEAKNAASAADLIITTGAASTVTGTNIGISALSEGTGVITITAKGAVTGTNIGIYALNGGVGATTITTAGVTQGGASGIDAVSSAGQAIAINNSGTVRNSSASSSALAIETAGGATVITNSGRLIGTVALGDLGSTVDNAGIWDTAGGTSTFGALTAGNGVTNEAGGTIIAADDASAAQQTTFSDVGTFTNAGILTMLDGRAGDTTTIDGNFVGTGGTVELDTVIGTDGSLSDVLVIEGDASGSTRLVVNNAGGLGGLTTANGVEVVEVTGTSTSDAFYLNAAVGAGIYDYGLYYSSLTPNADDQNWYLRSTGKLNASVQTIRPYADTLVNFAEATLGTLQQRAGNRVWPGGAPQVAVNLSSDQAMRYAAGGPVIQGAGAWGRMGGQYGAHDPRTGSSYTQSIGFLQAGYEGTAAETAAGQVTMGAYATVGTSSAEVDISHDPVTGAARAKGKINSTGYGLGADLTWLGNDGLYADAVGQFTWYDTDLSNKPDGSNSGWSSVLSLEAGKRFEMGSGWAVVPQAQLAWTHVDFSPFTDLNDTRISIGDGDSLKGRVGVRVENLTNWRNVVGPGGRLQLYGVVNLSYAFLNGTSVVVAGNTLTQQDKRLWGEVGLGGTYAWNDRWSLYGEAYYATALSSGAGDSYTITGTAGLRYRW, encoded by the coding sequence ATGGCCGTTACCCACTCCCTGCGCCACCGCCTGATCCTGGGTACCGCCATGGCGGGCGCCCTGTTGACGGGCTATGGCCGGGCCGTCGCCGGAAGCTGCACGGCGGCCGGAGGGAGCTATCTGTGTTCGGGAGCGGCCGCCACCCCTGCCGGTTCCGACACGCCTCTCACCCTCGATTTCGTCAGCCCGATCTTCGGGGCCTCCACCGTCGCCGGTTTCGGCATCGATTCGAGCTCCACCGCCGCGACCGCCATCACGATCAATGCGAGCGGAGCGTCGCTCTCCTTCACCGACAACTACAATTCGGTGATCAAGGGCGGCGTCGACGGCATCGATGCCTTCAACAAGACGACCGGCGCGGCCGCGATCACGGTGAGCGGGGCCGTGACGGGGATGGATGGGGACGGCATCCACGCCGTCAACGACAGCACCGCGACCGACCTGATCATCACCACCGGCGCGGACGGTCCGATAGCGGGCACGAATATCGGCATCTATGCCCTCAACGACGGCACCGGCGCGACGACGATCACCGCGAACGGGAATGTGACGGGCCAGGGCGCGTACGGCATCGAGGCGATCAATGGCGCCACCGCGAGCGACCTGATCATCACGACGGGCGCGGCCGGCACGGTGACCGGCACGAATGCCGGAATCTACGCCCTCAACAACGGCACCGGCGTGACGACGATCACGGCCAACGGGGTCGTGACCGGCACGAACGCCTATGGCATCAGAGCCGTCAACGCCAGCACCGGCACCAAACTGACGGTCACCACGGGCGACGCCAGCACGGTGACGGGCGCGGCGATGGGCATCTATGCGCTCAACCAGGGCACCGGCGCGACGATCGTCACGGCCGGCGGAATCGTGACGGGGACGACATCCGTCGGCATCTATGCCGGCAACACCGCGACCGCGACCGATCTGATCATCACGACCGACGCGGGCAGCGATGTGTCGGGCACGGATGGCATCCTGGCCGTCAACAACGGCACCGGCGCGACGACGATCACGACCAACGGCACCGTGGCGGGCACGAATATCGGCATTTATGCCTTCAACAACGCCGCCGGCGCGACGACGACGATCACGGCCAACGGCACCGTGACGGGCAAGGACGGCATCGAAGCGATCAATTCCGGCGTCGCGGGGGACATGATCATCACCACGGGCGCCGCCAGCACGGTGACGGGCACGAATTTCGGCATCTATGCCCTCAACCGGGGCACCGGCGCGACGATCGTCACAGCCGGCGGAATTGTGACGGGGACGGCCTCCATCGGCATCTATGCCGGCAATTCCAGCACCGCGACCGATCTGATCATCACGACCGGCGCGAGCAGCGATGTGTCGGGCACGGGCGGCATCCTGGCTCTCAACAACGGCACGGGTGCGACGACGATCACGGCCTACGGCGCCGTGACCGGGACGGGGGCAGACGGCATCCATGCCGGCAATTCCAGCACCGCGACCGACCTGATCATCACGACCGGTGCAGGCAGCACCGTATCGGGTGTCGACGGTATCGCGGCCGTCAACAACGGCACCGGCGTGACCACGATCACGACCAACGGCACGGTGGCGGGCACTAATATCGGTATCTACGCGCTCAATAGCGGCACCGGCACGAAGACGACGATCACCGCCAACGGGACGGTGACCGGCAAGGACGGCATCGAAGCGGTCAATTCCGGCACCGCCGGGGATATGATCATCACCACGGGCGCCGCCAGCACGGTGACGGGCACGAATTTTGGCATCGATGCCGTCAACAACGGCACCGGTGCGACGACGATCACGGCTAACGGCACCGTGACCGGGACGGGCGCCGATGGCATCTATGCCGCCAATTCCAGCACGGCGAGCGACCTGATCATCACGACGGGCGACGATAGTGCCGTATCCGGCGTCGACGGCATTGTCGCCGTCAACAACGGCACCGGGTCGACCACGATCACGACCTACGGGACGGTGACGGGCACCAATATCGGCATCTACGCCCTCAACCAGGGCAGCGGCACGACGACGATCACGGTCAACGGCTCGGTCTCCGGCGTCGACGGCATCGAGGCCAAGAATGCCGCCACCGCCGCCGGCCTGATCATCACCACCGGCGCGGCCAGCACGGTCACCGGCACGAATATCGGCATCTATGCCCTCAATGACGGCACCGGCGCGACCACGATCACGGCCAACGGCGTGGTTTCGGGGACGAATATCGGCGTCTACGCCCTCAACAAGGGCATCGGCACGACGACGATCACCGTCAACGGCACGGTGAGCGGCGTCGACGGTATCGAGGCCAAGAATGCCGCCTCCGCTGCCGACCTGATCATCACGACCGGCGCGGCCAGCACGGTCACCGGCACCAATATCGGCATCTCCGCGCTGAGCGAAGGCACCGGCGTGATCACGATCACGGCGAAAGGGGCGGTGACGGGGACGAATATCGGCATCTACGCCCTCAATGGGGGCGTCGGCGCAACCACGATCACGACCGCCGGGGTGACGCAGGGCGGCGCCAGCGGCATCGATGCGGTGTCCAGCGCGGGCCAGGCCATCGCCATCAACAATTCCGGCACCGTGCGGAACAGCTCCGCTTCCTCCTCCGCCCTGGCGATCGAGACGGCGGGCGGTGCCACCGTGATCACCAATTCCGGCCGGCTCATCGGCACGGTGGCGCTCGGCGACCTCGGCAGCACCGTCGACAATGCCGGTATCTGGGATACGGCCGGCGGCACCAGCACATTCGGCGCCCTGACCGCCGGCAACGGCGTGACCAACGAGGCCGGCGGTACCATCATCGCCGCCGATGATGCGTCGGCGGCGCAGCAGACCACCTTCTCCGACGTCGGCACGTTCACCAATGCCGGCATCCTCACCATGCTGGACGGCCGGGCCGGCGATACCACCACGATCGACGGCAACTTCGTCGGCACCGGCGGCACGGTCGAGCTGGATACCGTCATCGGTACGGACGGCTCGCTTTCGGACGTGCTGGTGATCGAAGGCGATGCCTCCGGCTCCACCAGGCTGGTGGTCAACAATGCCGGCGGTCTCGGCGGCCTCACCACGGCGAACGGCGTCGAAGTGGTGGAGGTGACGGGCACCTCGACGTCGGACGCCTTCTACCTCAACGCTGCGGTCGGGGCCGGCATCTATGATTACGGGCTCTATTACAGCAGCCTGACCCCCAACGCCGACGACCAGAACTGGTATCTGCGCTCGACCGGCAAGCTCAATGCCTCCGTGCAGACGATCCGGCCCTATGCCGACACGCTGGTGAACTTCGCCGAGGCGACGCTGGGCACGCTGCAGCAGCGCGCCGGCAACCGCGTCTGGCCCGGCGGCGCACCGCAGGTGGCGGTGAACCTGTCGTCGGATCAGGCGATGCGCTATGCCGCCGGCGGGCCGGTGATCCAGGGCGCCGGTGCCTGGGGCCGCATGGGCGGCCAATATGGCGCCCATGATCCCAGGACCGGTTCCTCCTACACCCAGTCGATCGGCTTCCTGCAGGCGGGCTATGAAGGCACCGCCGCCGAGACGGCAGCCGGCCAGGTCACGATGGGAGCCTACGCCACCGTCGGCACCTCGAGCGCCGAAGTCGACATCAGCCATGATCCCGTCACCGGCGCCGCCAGGGCCAAGGGCAAGATCAACTCGACCGGCTACGGTCTCGGCGCGGACCTGACGTGGCTCGGCAATGACGGTCTCTACGCCGACGCGGTCGGGCAGTTCACCTGGTATGACACGGACCTCTCCAACAAGCCGGACGGCAGCAATTCGGGCTGGTCTTCGGTGCTCAGCCTCGAAGCCGGCAAGCGTTTCGAGATGGGCTCCGGCTGGGCCGTCGTGCCGCAGGCGCAGCTGGCCTGGACCCATGTCGACTTCTCCCCCTTCACCGACCTCAACGATACGCGCATTTCCATCGGGGACGGCGACAGCCTGAAGGGCCGGGTCGGGGTGCGGGTGGAGAATCTCACGAACTGGCGGAACGTGGTCGGTCCGGGCGGCCGCCTGCAGCTTTATGGTGTCGTCAACCTCTCCTACGCGTTCCTGAACGGGACCTCCGTGGTGGTGGCGGGCAACACGCTCACCCAGCAGGACAAGCGGCTGTGGGGCGAAGTCGGGCTGGGCGGCACCTATGCCTGGAACGACAGGTGGAGCCTCTACGGCGAGGCCTATTATGCCACCGCCCTCTCCTCCGGGGCGGGAGACAGCTACACGATCACGGGCACGGCCGGCCTGAGATACAGGTGGTGA
- a CDS encoding TIGR03032 family protein — translation MAVPKEAPAAVDYSLSPGLVATLARLGGSLAFTSYQSGLLYMLGRDPKGGAHLYTTAILKPMGLAFDAAGGLTLCAGATIMRFRSGLRPHERINHTFDACFMPRTIHVTGELDAHDVGVDGEGRVVFVNTRFNCLATVSPQHSFEMVWKPSFISALVDEDRCHLNGLAMDGGKPAYVTAVSRSDTVDGWRDRRAEGGVVVDVRTDEVVCEGLSMPHSPRVHRGELWVLNSGTGELGVVRRPARGMGRFEPRVFCPGFLRGLAFHGSHAFVGLSKPRYKRFEGLALDQRLKDADSEPWCGIHVIDLDKGSCVDWLRIDGQVGELYDVAFLPGTACPMAVSPGSGDVTGLITFDGVSQTAPASPGDLLASHAIA, via the coding sequence ATGGCGGTGCCGAAAGAGGCGCCCGCAGCGGTCGACTATTCGCTCTCGCCGGGACTCGTCGCGACACTCGCCCGTCTGGGCGGCTCGCTGGCATTCACGTCCTACCAGTCAGGCCTGCTCTATATGCTCGGGCGCGATCCCAAGGGCGGCGCGCATCTCTACACCACAGCCATCCTCAAGCCGATGGGCCTGGCCTTCGATGCCGCCGGCGGGCTGACGCTGTGTGCCGGCGCCACGATCATGCGCTTCCGGAGCGGGCTCCGGCCGCATGAGCGGATCAACCACACATTCGATGCCTGCTTCATGCCGCGCACCATCCACGTCACCGGCGAACTCGACGCCCATGATGTCGGCGTCGACGGCGAAGGGCGCGTCGTCTTCGTCAACACCCGCTTCAATTGCCTGGCCACGGTCTCCCCGCAGCATAGTTTCGAGATGGTGTGGAAGCCGTCCTTCATCTCCGCTTTGGTCGACGAGGACCGCTGCCATCTCAACGGCCTCGCCATGGACGGCGGCAAGCCGGCCTATGTCACGGCCGTCAGCCGCTCCGACACCGTCGATGGCTGGCGGGACCGGCGGGCCGAGGGCGGCGTCGTCGTCGATGTCCGCACCGATGAGGTCGTCTGCGAGGGGCTGTCGATGCCGCATTCGCCGCGGGTGCACAGAGGCGAATTGTGGGTGCTCAACAGCGGCACGGGCGAACTCGGCGTGGTCAGGCGTCCCGCCAGGGGCATGGGCCGGTTCGAGCCGCGCGTGTTCTGCCCCGGCTTCCTGCGCGGGCTGGCCTTCCACGGCAGTCACGCCTTCGTCGGCCTGTCCAAGCCGCGCTACAAGCGCTTCGAGGGCCTGGCGCTCGACCAGCGCCTGAAGGATGCCGATTCCGAGCCCTGGTGCGGCATCCATGTCATCGATCTCGACAAGGGCAGCTGCGTCGACTGGCTGCGCATCGACGGCCAGGTCGGCGAACTCTACGACGTCGCCTTCCTGCCCGGCACCGCCTGTCCGATGGCCGTCAGCCCCGGTTCCGGCGACGTCACCGGCCTGATCACCTTCGACGGTGTATCGCAGACGGCACCCGCATCGCCCGGCGACCTGCTCGCATCCCACGCCATCGCTTGA
- a CDS encoding response regulator, protein MQNRRVILVVEDNPIIRMCAVDLVDAAGFEALEAGSADEAILLLEARPDIHLVFTDVEMPGTMDGLKLSHYIRGRWPLVKLILASGKMIINESHLPANARFFSKPYQEGMIVGAMIALLSDGPAP, encoded by the coding sequence ATGCAAAACCGCCGAGTCATTCTGGTCGTCGAGGACAATCCGATTATCCGGATGTGCGCTGTGGATCTCGTCGACGCGGCAGGTTTCGAGGCACTCGAAGCCGGCAGCGCGGATGAAGCAATCCTGCTTCTCGAAGCCCGCCCGGATATCCATCTCGTGTTCACGGATGTGGAAATGCCGGGCACCATGGATGGGCTGAAGCTCTCCCACTACATCCGGGGCCGCTGGCCCCTGGTGAAGCTGATCCTGGCATCGGGCAAGATGATCATCAATGAAAGCCATCTTCCCGCAAACGCCCGGTTTTTCTCCAAACCCTACCAGGAAGGCATGATCGTCGGAGCGATGATCGCGCTGCTTTCCGACGGGCCTGCGCCATGA
- a CDS encoding sensor histidine kinase, whose translation MAPANIPHAEAASTLAVITWSNEPLLFLTGDLTIIAASVSFCRTFQITPESVTGRRLSELGDGEWDMPRLGSLLKATALGSAEIQAYEIDLVRKDRKPRYLVLNARKLDEGDAGYVRILLAITDVTVARAEARQKDELLREKAVLLQEIQHRVANSLQIIASLLMRSARRVQSEEARGHLHDAHHRVMSIAAVQRHLAVYEPGDVPLRPYFVQLCESLGASMIFDPTRLSIIVTVDDSVAAANESVSLGLVVTELVINALKYAFPDYRRGTIAIDYRSIGANWTLSVRDDGVGMSTGADKPKPGLGTGIVEALSKQLGSVVRVDDGNPGTTITLVHDQAAGGDSDLPAAA comes from the coding sequence ATGGCGCCCGCCAACATTCCCCATGCAGAAGCTGCCAGTACCCTTGCAGTCATCACCTGGTCCAACGAACCCCTGCTTTTTCTCACCGGCGATCTCACGATCATCGCAGCCAGCGTGTCGTTTTGTCGAACCTTCCAGATCACTCCGGAAAGCGTTACCGGGCGGAGGCTCTCAGAGCTGGGTGACGGCGAATGGGACATGCCGAGACTCGGCTCGCTGCTGAAGGCTACCGCGTTGGGCAGCGCCGAGATCCAGGCCTATGAGATCGATCTCGTCCGAAAAGACCGGAAGCCCCGATATCTGGTGCTGAATGCGCGCAAACTCGACGAGGGGGACGCCGGCTACGTCCGGATCCTGCTGGCGATAACCGATGTCACCGTCGCTCGCGCCGAAGCTCGGCAAAAAGACGAACTCCTTCGGGAAAAGGCGGTCCTTCTGCAGGAAATACAGCATCGGGTCGCCAACAGCCTCCAGATCATCGCGAGCCTGCTGATGCGAAGTGCCCGCAGGGTGCAGTCCGAAGAGGCCCGCGGACACCTTCACGATGCGCATCACCGGGTCATGTCCATTGCCGCCGTTCAGCGCCATTTGGCAGTGTATGAACCGGGCGACGTGCCGCTTCGCCCCTATTTCGTTCAGCTTTGCGAAAGCCTCGGCGCGTCGATGATCTTCGATCCCACCCGCTTGTCGATCATCGTGACCGTCGATGACAGCGTCGCGGCTGCAAATGAGTCGGTGAGTCTCGGGCTGGTCGTCACCGAGCTCGTCATCAATGCCCTCAAATATGCCTTTCCCGACTATCGGCGCGGCACGATCGCCATCGATTACCGTTCCATCGGGGCGAATTGGACTCTGTCGGTCAGAGACGACGGAGTGGGCATGTCAACCGGCGCCGACAAGCCCAAGCCGGGGCTGGGAACCGGCATCGTCGAAGCGCTCTCCAAGCAGTTGGGCAGTGTCGTTCGCGTCGACGATGGCAATCCCGGCACCACCATCACCCTTGTTCATGATCAGGCTGCCGGTGGCGATAGCGATCTGCCCGCTGCCGCATAG
- a CDS encoding HNH endonuclease → MPRFPDYVAQEGLAVPAAPQIQAYDDAAKALQQLGQTVGDVAARWLARQKQQADFDDQVAFQRHTLAQDQALQQARAGMAPEATGFHDAVMAGRAQADDAFLKTVSPANRQTYAGLLTLDRDRTSLAAARMEFEGRGAYEQAAFGQSAAAMADQVRVSPGLLPSALGVLKAQQANQSSVPPAVRATQWTATQQALQTAGWQGRHGDDPSGRGLAELGMTLSPEDRAVLPLMMDEGPVDPSVDTLTPAQRRQLALDWQTNQTQKQAAAQADIAGLQQRLADMPLAGTLQGPPPDRNTFIAAYGPEEGTRRFDEADAFVSKDAPAITALLHQPDRAQDAALAHYAATTASDGQRFLANAAAAVARYRAARAADPVGTLGKLYPALARSWQALEGADPATLRQNLPGLVDRTAALMDAAGVPAGERRYLPRAMASAIVGAFADTSRPMAERIGPLRDTIAAIRDPARQYALFRQLVDGGIPRLLEPAVAAYARGDNAAAGRLFAAVLSDPGQTSAIGAAAPASPVALDNAAIPPAPPRPGAGTDIDLSASAASQIAHTAGMAGIDPSPIAQALFPRLVRNNLKTNGGDIPAANALAAADLRKPGGSDAPIRYAYLLRTDKSGPGQSGILVPKPQAPEDGGSAINSGAADTQAAGAASASPAIPAGSHSYRADITFANQDPYGPSHYLNPSWMTDPDYLRAVWAEDQSLDDIQQAYRDAQARGDRAAQRSYAMAYVAKEHQQSPTWMWFDDRARAVSRGIPIVGGAADEFEAGLNAPLSAVIGDGKAYEEALDYQRARDSYFDQNYPWTSNALQFAGTVAGTAAFGAPSSLGGSAAMGVAIGGADGFMRGEGGFRNRMEAAAWGAAVGGVMGAAAPLAGRAASRLGRSLADKYPAMFRQAGQRAAEANTPVPAKGKADTPSPSPQQSAGPPENPQPEAATGASVDKNKTGSYYSARPDYSGALTDGYRKAGDTTILGPWGPLAKVAPQAKIYFNRSRTMAFSFDEQTGSVTRINTSLKQRLDQSGNKSGTWIAGERGNGHFLSNNPEARAATNNKGVEYVDGSGKFDPHSLADVELENMSADRRENFKNGDILVSKNPALIEKLGIQAGNKSLGVTRRDVEIWREDNGYTWHEHHNLRTLQLIPSIINNNHPHFGGIGEINAARRLYNEEIKRWAQ, encoded by the coding sequence TTGCCCCGCTTTCCCGATTACGTGGCGCAGGAGGGCCTTGCCGTGCCCGCCGCGCCGCAGATCCAGGCCTATGACGACGCCGCCAAGGCGCTGCAGCAGCTCGGCCAGACCGTCGGCGACGTCGCCGCCCGCTGGCTGGCGCGCCAGAAGCAGCAGGCCGATTTCGACGACCAGGTCGCCTTCCAGCGCCACACCCTCGCCCAGGACCAGGCCCTGCAGCAGGCCCGGGCCGGCATGGCGCCCGAGGCGACCGGCTTCCATGACGCCGTCATGGCCGGCCGCGCCCAGGCGGACGATGCGTTCCTCAAGACCGTCTCGCCCGCCAACCGCCAGACCTATGCCGGCCTGCTCACCCTCGACCGCGACCGCACCTCCCTCGCCGCCGCCCGCATGGAATTCGAGGGACGCGGCGCCTATGAGCAGGCCGCCTTCGGCCAGTCGGCCGCCGCCATGGCCGACCAGGTGCGCGTCAGCCCGGGCCTGCTGCCCTCCGCCCTCGGCGTGCTGAAGGCGCAGCAGGCCAACCAGTCGAGCGTGCCGCCGGCGGTCCGTGCGACGCAGTGGACGGCGACGCAGCAGGCCCTGCAGACCGCCGGCTGGCAGGGCCGCCATGGCGACGATCCCTCCGGCCGGGGCCTCGCCGAACTCGGGATGACGCTCTCGCCCGAGGACCGGGCCGTCCTGCCGCTCATGATGGACGAAGGGCCGGTTGATCCCAGCGTCGACACCCTCACCCCGGCGCAGCGCCGGCAGCTCGCCCTCGACTGGCAAACGAACCAGACCCAGAAGCAGGCCGCCGCCCAGGCCGATATCGCCGGGCTGCAGCAGCGCCTCGCCGACATGCCGCTCGCCGGCACGCTCCAGGGCCCGCCGCCGGACCGAAACACCTTCATCGCCGCCTATGGCCCCGAGGAGGGTACCCGGCGCTTCGACGAGGCCGATGCCTTCGTCAGCAAGGATGCGCCGGCGATCACCGCGCTGCTGCATCAGCCGGACCGCGCCCAGGACGCCGCGCTTGCCCACTACGCCGCCACCACCGCCTCTGACGGCCAGCGCTTCCTCGCCAACGCCGCCGCCGCCGTCGCCCGCTACCGGGCCGCGCGCGCCGCCGACCCGGTCGGCACCCTCGGCAAACTCTATCCCGCCCTCGCCCGAAGCTGGCAGGCCCTCGAAGGCGCCGATCCCGCCACGCTGCGGCAGAACCTGCCCGGCCTCGTCGACCGGACGGCCGCCCTGATGGACGCCGCCGGCGTGCCGGCAGGCGAGCGGCGCTATCTGCCCCGGGCCATGGCCTCCGCCATCGTCGGGGCCTTCGCCGATACGAGCAGGCCGATGGCCGAGCGCATCGGCCCGCTGCGCGACACCATCGCGGCGATCCGCGATCCCGCCCGGCAATATGCCCTGTTCCGGCAACTCGTCGATGGCGGCATCCCCCGCCTGCTCGAACCGGCCGTCGCCGCCTATGCGCGCGGCGACAATGCCGCCGCCGGCCGGCTGTTCGCGGCCGTCCTGTCCGATCCGGGACAGACCAGCGCCATCGGTGCCGCCGCACCGGCGAGCCCCGTCGCGCTCGACAACGCCGCCATTCCCCCGGCGCCGCCCCGCCCCGGCGCCGGCACGGACATCGATCTGTCCGCGTCGGCGGCGAGCCAGATCGCCCACACCGCCGGCATGGCGGGCATCGACCCGTCCCCGATCGCGCAGGCGCTCTTCCCGCGCCTGGTGCGCAACAACCTCAAGACCAATGGCGGCGACATCCCCGCCGCCAACGCCCTCGCCGCCGCCGACCTGCGCAAACCCGGCGGCAGCGATGCTCCCATCCGCTACGCCTACCTGCTGCGCACCGACAAAAGCGGACCGGGCCAATCCGGCATCCTCGTTCCGAAGCCCCAGGCACCGGAGGATGGCGGATCTGCCATCAACAGCGGTGCCGCAGACACCCAGGCGGCCGGAGCCGCCTCCGCTTCACCGGCGATCCCTGCCGGTAGTCACTCCTATCGGGCGGACATCACCTTCGCAAACCAGGATCCCTACGGTCCGTCACACTACCTCAACCCCTCATGGATGACCGACCCCGACTATCTCCGGGCGGTATGGGCGGAGGACCAGTCTCTCGACGATATCCAGCAGGCTTATCGGGATGCGCAGGCGCGGGGCGACAGGGCGGCTCAGCGAAGCTACGCCATGGCCTATGTCGCCAAGGAACATCAGCAAAGTCCCACCTGGATGTGGTTCGACGACAGGGCTCGTGCCGTGTCTCGCGGCATTCCCATCGTCGGCGGGGCCGCCGACGAGTTTGAAGCCGGACTGAATGCGCCCCTCTCCGCCGTCATCGGCGACGGCAAGGCCTATGAGGAGGCGCTCGACTATCAGCGCGCCCGCGACAGCTATTTCGACCAGAACTATCCCTGGACCTCCAACGCCCTCCAGTTCGCCGGCACCGTCGCCGGGACGGCGGCATTTGGCGCGCCATCGTCGCTTGGCGGCAGCGCCGCGATGGGGGTCGCCATCGGCGGAGCGGATGGCTTCATGCGCGGCGAAGGCGGCTTCCGGAACCGCATGGAAGCCGCCGCTTGGGGCGCGGCGGTCGGCGGAGTCATGGGCGCCGCAGCCCCCCTCGCCGGCCGGGCAGCCTCGCGCCTGGGCCGATCATTGGCGGACAAATATCCCGCCATGTTCCGGCAGGCCGGACAGCGGGCCGCTGAGGCCAATACGCCCGTTCCGGCGAAAGGCAAAGCAGACACACCAAGCCCATCGCCACAGCAATCTGCCGGGCCGCCAGAGAATCCGCAGCCGGAGGCGGCCACTGGCGCCTCCGTTGACAAGAACAAAACAGGATCATACTATTCCGCTCGTCCCGACTATTCCGGCGCTCTGACGGACGGGTACCGCAAGGCCGGTGACACCACCATTCTTGGCCCGTGGGGCCCTTTAGCAAAGGTAGCCCCCCAGGCGAAAATCTACTTCAATCGCTCCCGGACCATGGCATTTTCGTTTGACGAGCAGACAGGCAGCGTGACAAGGATCAATACAAGCCTCAAGCAAAGGCTCGATCAATCTGGGAACAAATCGGGAACATGGATAGCCGGCGAAAGAGGCAATGGTCACTTTCTCTCAAACAATCCCGAGGCGAGAGCCGCAACGAACAATAAAGGCGTTGAATACGTCGACGGATCGGGCAAATTCGACCCCCACTCCCTTGCTGATGTAGAGCTCGAGAATATGTCGGCAGATAGGAGAGAAAATTTTAAAAACGGAGACATTTTAGTCTCCAAAAACCCCGCCTTGATAGAAAAGCTGGGCATCCAAGCAGGAAACAAATCCCTCGGTGTAACGCGAAGGGACGTCGAAATTTGGCGCGAGGATAACGGCTATACATGGCACGAACACCACAATTTACGGACTTTGCAGCTCATTCCCAGCATTATCAACAACAACCACCCTCACTTCGGTGGAATCGGTGAAATTAACGCCGCGCGACGGCTTTACAATGAGGAGATAAAACGGTGGGCACAATAG
- a CDS encoding DUF6985 domain-containing protein codes for MGTIEDPVFGKLWWDGLSWKREYDAFIFGEDRTVILVVDEDSGPTAAQQEIFVKFYRHKDQCIRDIERSIYAYYLSILDEKRADLGDVADEEMPIVSNINELGALVPLEQIVIKDPYYGDDKIIALLFGCTWDDSHGLGVKLTDNKVTDVGQQDIVL; via the coding sequence GTGGGCACAATAGAAGATCCTGTTTTTGGAAAATTGTGGTGGGATGGTTTATCCTGGAAACGTGAGTATGATGCGTTTATATTTGGAGAAGACAGAACCGTCATTTTAGTCGTCGACGAAGATTCCGGTCCCACGGCTGCACAACAGGAGATTTTCGTTAAATTTTATAGGCATAAAGATCAATGCATCAGGGATATCGAAAGATCCATCTACGCATATTATCTTTCAATTCTAGATGAAAAGAGAGCTGATTTGGGAGACGTCGCCGATGAAGAAATGCCCATTGTGTCGAATATAAACGAGTTGGGCGCTTTAGTTCCACTAGAGCAGATAGTTATCAAAGATCCGTATTATGGAGACGACAAAATTATCGCCCTTCTATTTGGCTGCACCTGGGATGATAGCCACGGGTTGGGCGTCAAATTGACAGATAACAAGGTGACGGACGTAGGTCAGCAAGATATCGTCCTTTGA